Sequence from the Corallococcus sp. EGB genome:
GGCTGCGTTCCTCGCGCGCACGGAGCCTACTGCTCCGAAGGCGTGAACCGGGCGAGCTCGAAGATTCCGAGCGCACGCTCCAATTGAGCCACCTCCTTGAGCGCGTTCTCGAAGCCATGGCTCCCCAGCAGCTTGTGTTCCTGCTCCTCGAAGCGCTCGCCGAGCTCCTTGAATTGCTTCGCATCGAAGAGGTCGCGGAAGGCGGGGAACAGGACCGTGTCCTCGCGCGCGGCGTGCGGCCGGTACATGTCGCTGAACTGGGTGAGCTGCATCGCGACCGCGGCCCTGGGTTCGGGTTTCGTGAGGGCGTCCCGACCCGAGGTCGTGGCGAGGATGGACTCGGTGATCTTGCGCCCGGCGGCGTGCTGTTCGAGCAGCACCTGAACGAGCTCCTGCTGCTGGCCCGCCTTCACCAGCCGGGGGAACACCTCCGTCTCCTCCGTCTTCTCGTGGTAGTTCTCGCCAAAGCGGCGCATGAGGCGCGTGGCCTGGACGAGCACCTCCACGGGAGCCTTCTCGTCAGGACTGCCGAGGCGGCGAGCAATCTCCTCGTACACCAGGAGCGTGCGGCGGATGATGCCGTGCTCGCGCATCAGGTCCTCGGTGGCGTTCACCTCCGCGGGCTTGGACTTGCTCTGGGGCTTGGGCGCCGCGGCGAGGGCGTCGCTGGCCGTGGCTCCCACGCCCAGCAAGGCGACCGTGGACAAGAAGCTGCGGCGACTGGGGGCTTCGCTCATCGACAATCTCCTTGAATACGCGTGTCGGGAATCCGCCGCTCCCGGTCTCTCACGGTGGACTTATGGGCTGATGCCTCGTCGGCCGAACCTGTCCGACAGTCGAACAGGTCTGTCCGCGGCGCGGCTGGCAGGGCGGGCGAGCGGGAGAGCCGTCGTCCTCCTGGCTCTGCTTGGAGTCGGAGCGCGCGTGCTGTCCTTTCGCCCGCATCCGGCCCCGGTGTGGGGTGCTGGCTCGAACGAGGTTTCCTCCAGGTGGGACGTGGGTTCTGGGCGTGGTGCGGGGCGCTCGTGGCGTGGGTGCTCACGGGCTGCGATTCGGGCGCGGCGCTGACGCCCTGTGCCGCTGACTGCGAGGGCGCGGCCTGCGCGGCCTGTGTCACATCCCTTCCTGAAGAGACCGCCCGGCCCGCGCTCGCGTGTGATCAGCTTCCCGCGCCCTCGCGGT
This genomic interval carries:
- a CDS encoding hemerythrin domain-containing protein translates to MSEAPSRRSFLSTVALLGVGATASDALAAAPKPQSKSKPAEVNATEDLMREHGIIRRTLLVYEEIARRLGSPDEKAPVEVLVQATRLMRRFGENYHEKTEETEVFPRLVKAGQQQELVQVLLEQHAAGRKITESILATTSGRDALTKPEPRAAVAMQLTQFSDMYRPHAAREDTVLFPAFRDLFDAKQFKELGERFEEQEHKLLGSHGFENALKEVAQLERALGIFELARFTPSEQ